From Solanum lycopersicum chromosome 8, SLM_r2.1, the proteins below share one genomic window:
- the LOC101250530 gene encoding uncharacterized protein, with translation MDAVTTLSAQIASMQNMMTTHFSNMSLGKQQTQINMVHQPQVWCEIRGGGDHSSEIRGANQISGHFVGNIDPNPKQENTVSTHSGRPLEELAPKAKVVEERGKHVEAAESNEQRVNEEPKAKPPHPFPQKFKKKKDEECFSKFIELLKQNRIPTKLKDPGSFTVQIKISNYVEARSYVIGCKYQLMTTSMFLKLRLGSPKLMTIMFQLDDRLISRPDGVIEDVLVQVGTLFPVDFVILDFELDPEVLFILGRPFLETEGALIDVATGNLTMRAQYKVEVFDVYKAMKLPARARSYKQSQSLNMK, from the exons ATGGATGCAGTCACAACTTTATCCGCTCAAATTGCATCAATGCAGAACATGATGACCACTCATTTCAGCAACATGTCACTAGGAAAACAACAAACCCAAATCAATATGGTTCACCAACCACAAGTTTGGTGTGAAATACGTGGAGGCGGTGATCATAGTTCTGAGATACGAGGGGCAAACCAAATATCTGGTCATTTTGTAG GAAATATTGACCCAAACCCCAAGCAAGAAAATACTGTGAGCACTCATAGTGGGCGTCCATTGGAGGAATTGGCACCAAAGGCAAAAGTTGTTGAAGAAAGAGGAAAACATGTAGAGGCAGCAGAATCTAACGAACAACGGGTGAATGAGGAACCAAAAGCAAAACCACCTCATCCTTTTCCACagaaattcaaaaagaaaaaagatgaggAATGTTTTAGTAAGTTCATCGAACTACTTAAGCAG AATAGGATCCCAACCAAATTGAAAGATCCGGGGAGTTTCACCgtacaaataaaaattagcaACTATGTGGAGGCAAGGTCTTATGTGATTGGATGTAAGTATCAATTGATGACTACGTCCATGTTTCTCAAATTGAGGCTTGGAAGTCCCAAACTTATGACCATTATGTTTCAACTGGATGATCGTTTGATTTCAAGGCCAGATGGTGTTATCGAAGATGTCTTGGTTCAAGTGGGAACTCTTTTCCCAGTGGACTTTGTCATTCTGGATTTTGAGCTTGATCCTGAGGTCCTATTTATTTTGGGACGTCCATTCCTAGAAACAGAAGGTGCATTAATTGATGTGGCGACCGGAAATCTAACAATGAGAGCTCAATATAAGGTCGAGGTGTTTGATGTTTATAAAGCAATGAAGTTGCCGGCTAGAGCAAGGAGTTATAAACAATCACAATCATTGAATATGAAATGA